The sequence below is a genomic window from Tenacibaculum tangerinum.
GATAAATCGTACATCCGCCACACGGGATATCCAGGAGGTCAAAGATCATTAACTGCTACAGAAATGTTTCAAAAAGATCCTACAAGACTTGTTGAAAAAGCAGTAAAAGGTATGTTACCTAAAAACCGTTTAGGTAGCGCGTTATTTAAAAACTTATATGTTTACGCAGGTACAGAGCATGGTCAAGAAGCTCAAAAACCTAAAACTATTAACCTTAACGATCTTAAATAATTATGGAAACTGTACACAAAATAGGGAGAAGAAAAACAGCTGTTGCTCGTGTTTATGTTTCTCAAGGAAGTGGAAACA
It includes:
- the rplM gene encoding 50S ribosomal protein L13, translated to MNTLSYKTVSANKATVNKEWVLVDADGQTLGRLASKVAKLIRGKYKPNFTPHVDCGDNVVIINAEKINLTGNKWADKSYIRHTGYPGGQRSLTATEMFQKDPTRLVEKAVKGMLPKNRLGSALFKNLYVYAGTEHGQEAQKPKTINLNDLK